A region from the Triticum aestivum cultivar Chinese Spring chromosome 3D, IWGSC CS RefSeq v2.1, whole genome shotgun sequence genome encodes:
- the LOC123077728 gene encoding protein DJ-1 homolog B isoform X2 produces the protein MATSPSPKKVLLPIVAGTEPIEASIPIDILRRAGANVTVASAGDALLVEIMYGVKILADELLVDCAAASYDLIVLPATGHPWFVEKFPPKVTAVDANVVVDGNAVTGTGPATSMEFAMALVEQLYGKEKVEQIAKPMLVRYEGGYSMKELNSVEWHCSGTPKVLLPVANGIEEMEAIILVDALRRANADVVVASAEDGVVVTARYGTRIVADVMLDEAADRAPFDLIIVPGGMPGAKTLGGCEQLVALLKKQAEANRPYGAIGAATAHVLEPHGLLKGKKATTCASMAGLLADGGECENRVVVDGNVITSRSPGTAMEYAAAVVEKMMGRDEARRLAEGLLFLS, from the exons ATGGCGACGTCTCCTTCCCCTAAGAAG GTGCTGCTGCCGATCGTTGCCGGCACGGAGCCTATCGAGGCGTCCATCCCCATCGACATCCTCCGCCGCGCCGGCGCCAACGTCACCGTCGCTTCCGCAGGTGACGCCCTTCTCGTCGAGATCATGTACGGCGTCAAAATATTGGCCGACGAGCTCCTGGTTGACTGCGCCGCCGCTTCCTACGACCTCATCGTCCTCCCC GCTACGGGTCATCCATGGTTTGTGGAGAAGTTCCCTCCCAAGGTGACCGCCGTGGACGCGAACGTGGTGGTGGACGGCAACGCCGTCACGGGCACTGGGCCGGCGACGTCGATGGAATTTGCGATGGCTTTGGTGGAACAGCTCTATGGGAAGGAGAAGGTCGAGCAGATCGCTAAACCAATG CTAGTGAGATACGAAGGTGGCTATAGCATGAAAGAACTCAACTCGGTCGAGTGGCACTGCAGCGGCACACCCAAG GTTCTTCTTCCAGTAGCCAACGGCATTGAGGAGATGGAAGCGATAATACTCGTGGACGCGCTGCGCAGAGCCAACGCGGACGTCGTCGTCGCGTCCGCCGAGGACGGCGTCGTGGTCACCGCGCGATACGGGACGAGGATCGTGGCCGACGTGATGCTGGACGAGGCCGCCGATCGGGCGCCGTTCGATCTGATTATCGTGCCG GGCGGCATGCCGGGCGCGAAGACGCTGGGCGGCTGTGAGCAGCTCGTCGCTCTGCTGAAGAAGCAGGCGGAAGCGAACAGGCCGTACGGCGCGAtcggcgccgccaccgcccacgTGCTCGAGCCCCATGGCCTGCTCAAG GGCAAGAAGGCGACGACGTGCGCATCCATGGCCGGGCTGCTCGCGGACGGTGGCGAGTGCGAGAACAGGGTGGTGGTTGACGGGAACGTGATCACGAGTAGGAGCCCCGGCACCGCCATGGAGTACGCGGCGGCCGTCGTCGAGAAAATGATGGGCCGCGACGAGGCGCGGCGACTGGCGGAAGGCCTGCTCTTCTTGAGCTGA
- the LOC123077728 gene encoding protein DJ-1 homolog B isoform X1, translated as MATSPSPKKVLLPIVAGTEPIEASIPIDILRRAGANVTVASAGDALLVEIMYGVKILADELLVDCAAASYDLIVLPGGVPGAANLGGRATLEGIVRKHVEKGGLFAAICAAPPLALASWGLLDGHKATGHPWFVEKFPPKVTAVDANVVVDGNAVTGTGPATSMEFAMALVEQLYGKEKVEQIAKPMLVRYEGGYSMKELNSVEWHCSGTPKVLLPVANGIEEMEAIILVDALRRANADVVVASAEDGVVVTARYGTRIVADVMLDEAADRAPFDLIIVPGGMPGAKTLGGCEQLVALLKKQAEANRPYGAIGAATAHVLEPHGLLKGKKATTCASMAGLLADGGECENRVVVDGNVITSRSPGTAMEYAAAVVEKMMGRDEARRLAEGLLFLS; from the exons ATGGCGACGTCTCCTTCCCCTAAGAAG GTGCTGCTGCCGATCGTTGCCGGCACGGAGCCTATCGAGGCGTCCATCCCCATCGACATCCTCCGCCGCGCCGGCGCCAACGTCACCGTCGCTTCCGCAGGTGACGCCCTTCTCGTCGAGATCATGTACGGCGTCAAAATATTGGCCGACGAGCTCCTGGTTGACTGCGCCGCCGCTTCCTACGACCTCATCGTCCTCCCC GGTGGCGTTCCTGGCGCTGCAAATCTTGGTGGTCGTGCGACGTTGGAGGGCATAGTGAGGAAGCACGTGGAGAAGGGAGGACTCTTCGCCGCCATATGCGCTGCACCGCCGCTGGCGTTGGCGTCCTGGGGTCTACTCGACGGACACAAG GCTACGGGTCATCCATGGTTTGTGGAGAAGTTCCCTCCCAAGGTGACCGCCGTGGACGCGAACGTGGTGGTGGACGGCAACGCCGTCACGGGCACTGGGCCGGCGACGTCGATGGAATTTGCGATGGCTTTGGTGGAACAGCTCTATGGGAAGGAGAAGGTCGAGCAGATCGCTAAACCAATG CTAGTGAGATACGAAGGTGGCTATAGCATGAAAGAACTCAACTCGGTCGAGTGGCACTGCAGCGGCACACCCAAG GTTCTTCTTCCAGTAGCCAACGGCATTGAGGAGATGGAAGCGATAATACTCGTGGACGCGCTGCGCAGAGCCAACGCGGACGTCGTCGTCGCGTCCGCCGAGGACGGCGTCGTGGTCACCGCGCGATACGGGACGAGGATCGTGGCCGACGTGATGCTGGACGAGGCCGCCGATCGGGCGCCGTTCGATCTGATTATCGTGCCG GGCGGCATGCCGGGCGCGAAGACGCTGGGCGGCTGTGAGCAGCTCGTCGCTCTGCTGAAGAAGCAGGCGGAAGCGAACAGGCCGTACGGCGCGAtcggcgccgccaccgcccacgTGCTCGAGCCCCATGGCCTGCTCAAG GGCAAGAAGGCGACGACGTGCGCATCCATGGCCGGGCTGCTCGCGGACGGTGGCGAGTGCGAGAACAGGGTGGTGGTTGACGGGAACGTGATCACGAGTAGGAGCCCCGGCACCGCCATGGAGTACGCGGCGGCCGTCGTCGAGAAAATGATGGGCCGCGACGAGGCGCGGCGACTGGCGGAAGGCCTGCTCTTCTTGAGCTGA